A part of Streptomyces sp. NBC_01235 genomic DNA contains:
- a CDS encoding bifunctional sugar phosphate isomerase/epimerase/4-hydroxyphenylpyruvate dioxygenase family protein produces the protein MRTSIATVSLSGSLTEKLTAAARAGFDGVEIFENDLLASSLAPEEIRARCADLGLTIDLYQPMRDIEAVPAEQFARNLRRARHKFEVMGRLGADTVLVCSSVSPLAADDDALAAEQLSRLADLAQDFGIRVAYEALAWGRHVSTYDHAWRIVETAGHPALGTCLDSFHILSRSSDPKDLEGIADIPGEKIFFLQLADAPLLGMDVLQWSRHHRCFPGQGGFDVAGLVKHVLRTGYGGPLSLEVFNDVFRQAEAGPTAVDGRRSLLILQEEAGIEALPVPAAPTGVAFAELVTRDAEPVVAVLTGLGFARTARHRGKPVELWEQGAARILLNTGPAAFPHSRLASRGGNPTDGTTLAAIGLESPDPAAAARRAEALLAPVLPRRRAAEDAPLDAVAAPDGTELFLCATNRPELPNWRADFEDVPHSPAPSDDFRIDHVALTQPWHHFDEAVLFHRGVLGLDAQESVDVADPYGLLRSRAVTNADGSVRFPLTVGAAPGDGTAQARHIALATDDVVAAARRFTEAGGRLLRIPTNYYDDLAARFEFADGELETYRDLGILYDRDAHGVFRHCYTHTVGRVFLELVQRDGGYQGYGAANAPVRLAAQHAVRLPTAG, from the coding sequence GTGCGTACGTCCATAGCAACCGTTTCCCTCAGCGGATCCCTCACCGAGAAGCTCACGGCCGCCGCCCGGGCCGGTTTCGACGGCGTCGAGATCTTCGAGAACGACCTGCTCGCCAGCTCCCTCGCCCCCGAGGAGATCCGGGCCCGCTGCGCCGATCTCGGCCTCACCATCGACCTCTACCAGCCGATGCGGGACATCGAGGCCGTGCCCGCCGAGCAGTTCGCCCGCAACCTGCGCCGCGCCCGGCACAAGTTCGAGGTGATGGGCAGGCTCGGCGCGGACACCGTCCTGGTCTGCTCCAGCGTCTCCCCGCTCGCCGCGGACGACGACGCCCTCGCCGCCGAGCAGCTGAGCCGACTGGCCGACCTGGCCCAGGACTTCGGCATCCGGGTCGCCTACGAGGCGCTCGCCTGGGGACGGCACGTCAGCACGTACGACCACGCCTGGCGCATCGTCGAGACCGCCGGCCACCCCGCGCTCGGCACCTGCCTGGACAGCTTCCACATCCTCTCCCGGAGCTCCGACCCCAAGGACCTCGAAGGCATCGCGGACATCCCCGGCGAGAAGATCTTCTTCCTCCAGCTGGCCGATGCCCCGCTGCTCGGCATGGACGTTCTGCAGTGGAGCCGCCACCATCGCTGCTTCCCCGGCCAGGGCGGCTTCGACGTCGCCGGGCTGGTGAAACACGTGCTGCGCACCGGTTACGGCGGCCCGCTCTCCCTGGAGGTCTTCAACGACGTCTTCCGGCAGGCCGAGGCCGGCCCGACCGCCGTGGACGGCCGCCGCTCCCTGCTGATCCTCCAGGAGGAGGCCGGCATCGAGGCCCTGCCCGTGCCCGCCGCCCCGACCGGTGTCGCCTTCGCCGAACTGGTCACCCGCGACGCCGAACCCGTCGTCGCCGTCCTCACCGGCCTCGGCTTCGCCCGTACCGCCCGCCATCGCGGCAAACCGGTCGAGCTGTGGGAGCAGGGCGCCGCCCGCATCCTGCTCAACACCGGCCCGGCGGCCTTCCCCCACTCTCGGCTTGCCTCGCGCGGGGGGAACCCCACCGACGGCACCACCCTCGCCGCGATCGGCCTGGAGTCACCGGACCCGGCCGCCGCCGCCCGACGCGCGGAGGCCCTGCTCGCCCCCGTGCTGCCCCGCCGCCGTGCCGCCGAGGACGCCCCGCTGGACGCCGTCGCCGCCCCCGACGGCACCGAGCTCTTCCTGTGCGCGACGAACCGGCCCGAACTGCCCAACTGGCGCGCCGACTTCGAGGACGTCCCCCACAGCCCCGCCCCCTCCGACGACTTCCGCATCGACCACGTGGCGCTCACTCAGCCCTGGCATCACTTCGACGAGGCGGTCCTCTTCCACCGCGGTGTCCTCGGCCTCGACGCCCAGGAGAGCGTCGACGTCGCCGACCCCTACGGGCTGCTGCGCAGCCGCGCCGTCACCAACGCCGACGGCAGTGTCCGCTTCCCGCTCACCGTCGGCGCGGCCCCCGGCGACGGCACCGCCCAGGCCCGGCACATCGCGCTGGCCACCGACGACGTGGTCGCCGCGGCCCGCCGCTTCACCGAGGCCGGCGGCCGCCTGCTGCGCATCCCCACGAACTACTACGACGACCTCGCGGCCCGCTTCGAATTCGCCGACGGCGAGCTGGAGACCTACCGCGACCTCGGCATCCTCTACGACCGGGACGCGCACGGCGTCTTCCGGCACTGCTACACGCACACCGTCGGCCGCGTGTTCCTCGAACTGGTCCAGCGCGACGGCGGATACCAGGGCTACGGCGCCGCCAACGCGCCGGTGCGGCTCGCCGCGCAGCACGCCGTGCGCCTGCCTACTGCCGGCTGA
- a CDS encoding membrane-associated oxidoreductase, with translation MEINDLTPAEQRLWRAFATGAEVDLRESGEQTVRAVVLRALLLNGPQEPGEIAALKVRGAGVTGALELRYATVDSVIHLTHCRFENAPDFVGAHLRYLSLRDSAMPGLSVTRARIDGSLRLTRCRFGGPVRLDGAQISGALFLEGAEVAGQTAGQPVLQLNQVAVDDDLCARGLRAQGLIRLDGASVAGSLDLEGAELSNPGANVLEAEALELGANLLGRRLRAEGRIDLRGARVPGRVDLLDARLSNPGGTALRASSCVIGEFWLRRGAPVQGMLNLRRATINQLDVEPEMLPDQVRLLDLTYTFLTPHEPADRRLPMLERDGEGFDPHAYEQLTAAYRRIGDDQAARLVQLAKQRRRRSTLPWYGKVWGRLQDAAVGYGFRPLRAAVWLLSLLAVGSIAYAGHHPPALKAGEAPQFNPVFYTLDLLLPVISFGQEDAFAPTGWYQTLSYVLIVTGWILATTVVAGVTRTVSRQ, from the coding sequence ATGGAGATCAACGATCTGACACCGGCCGAACAGCGACTCTGGCGGGCCTTCGCCACGGGGGCGGAGGTCGACCTCCGTGAGAGCGGCGAACAGACGGTACGGGCCGTGGTGTTGCGGGCGCTGCTCCTCAACGGCCCTCAGGAACCTGGGGAGATAGCGGCCCTCAAGGTGCGAGGAGCCGGCGTCACCGGCGCGCTGGAACTGCGCTACGCCACGGTCGACAGCGTCATCCACCTGACCCACTGCCGCTTCGAGAACGCCCCGGACTTCGTCGGCGCCCACCTGCGCTACCTCAGCCTGCGTGACTCCGCGATGCCCGGCCTGTCGGTGACACGGGCCCGGATCGACGGCAGCCTGCGGCTGACGCGCTGCCGCTTCGGCGGGCCGGTGCGTCTCGACGGAGCGCAGATCAGCGGGGCGCTGTTCCTGGAGGGGGCGGAGGTCGCCGGCCAGACTGCCGGACAGCCGGTGCTGCAGCTCAACCAGGTCGCCGTCGACGACGACCTGTGCGCCCGGGGCCTTCGCGCACAGGGACTGATCCGGCTCGACGGGGCCAGCGTGGCCGGCTCGCTGGATCTGGAGGGAGCCGAGCTGAGCAACCCCGGCGCCAACGTCCTGGAAGCCGAGGCGCTGGAGCTGGGCGCGAACCTGCTGGGCCGACGCCTGCGCGCCGAAGGCCGCATCGACCTGCGGGGCGCCCGCGTCCCCGGCCGGGTGGATCTGCTGGACGCCCGCCTGTCCAACCCCGGCGGCACCGCCCTGCGCGCCAGCAGTTGTGTGATCGGCGAGTTCTGGCTGCGCCGGGGCGCCCCCGTTCAGGGCATGCTGAACCTGCGGCGCGCCACGATCAACCAGCTCGACGTGGAGCCCGAGATGCTGCCCGACCAGGTCCGCCTCCTCGACCTCACCTACACATTCCTCACCCCGCACGAGCCCGCCGATCGTCGGCTGCCGATGCTGGAGCGCGACGGGGAAGGGTTCGACCCGCACGCCTACGAGCAGCTCACCGCCGCGTACCGGCGCATCGGCGACGACCAGGCCGCCCGGCTCGTCCAGCTCGCAAAGCAGCGCCGCCGCCGGTCCACGCTCCCCTGGTACGGGAAGGTATGGGGCCGGCTCCAGGACGCCGCCGTCGGCTACGGCTTCCGCCCGCTGCGTGCCGCCGTCTGGCTGCTGTCGCTGCTCGCCGTCGGCTCGATCGCGTACGCGGGACACCACCCGCCCGCGCTCAAGGCGGGCGAGGCACCCCAGTTCAACCCGGTTTTCTACACCCTCGATCTGCTGCTGCCGGTGATCTCCTTCGGGCAGGAGGACGCGTTCGCGCCGACCGGCTGGTACCAGACGCTGTCCTACGTCCTCATCGTCACCGGCTGGATCCTGGCGACGACGGTCGTCGCCGGTGTGACCAGGACGGTCAGCCGGCAGTAG
- a CDS encoding histidine phosphatase family protein: MGDLLLVRHGETEWSVSGQHTSWTDLPLTEHGEEQAKSLAPLLSGRTFCLALTSPLHRAVRTAELAGVAGAVPEPDLHEWDYGAYEGITTIEIHRTRPTWDLWTDGVPPGPEGHPGESPEETGLRADRVLSRVDAALQSCGGDAVLVAHGHFLRVLTARRLGLPPAEGRLFQLSTGTISRLSTEHGRPVVAEWNVRA; this comes from the coding sequence GTGGGGGATCTTCTGCTGGTCCGCCACGGGGAGACGGAGTGGAGCGTGTCGGGACAGCACACCAGCTGGACCGATCTGCCCCTCACCGAACACGGCGAGGAACAGGCCAAGTCCCTCGCCCCGCTCCTCTCCGGCCGGACCTTCTGCCTCGCCCTGACCAGCCCGCTGCACCGAGCGGTCCGCACCGCCGAACTCGCGGGCGTCGCCGGGGCCGTGCCCGAACCGGACCTGCACGAGTGGGACTACGGCGCCTACGAGGGCATCACCACCATCGAGATCCACCGCACCCGTCCCACCTGGGACCTGTGGACCGACGGCGTACCGCCCGGCCCCGAAGGCCACCCCGGCGAGTCTCCCGAGGAGACCGGGCTGCGCGCCGACCGGGTGCTGTCCCGGGTGGACGCCGCGCTCCAGAGCTGCGGCGGTGACGCCGTGCTGGTCGCACACGGCCACTTCCTGCGCGTCCTGACGGCCCGTCGGCTCGGACTCCCGCCCGCCGAGGGCCGGTTGTTCCAGCTGTCGACGGGCACCATCAGCCGGCTGTCGACGGAGCACGGGCGGCCCGTCGTCGCCGAATGGAACGTGCGCGCATAG
- the gnd gene encoding phosphogluconate dehydrogenase (NAD(+)-dependent, decarboxylating), translating to MQLGLIGLGKMGGNMRERVRRAGHTVVGYDRNPELSDVSGLAELVDKLQAPRTVWVMVPAGAPTQSVIDELGDLLQPGDTVVDGGNSRWTDDEKHAEELGAKGIGFVDAGVSGGVWGLQNGYALMVGGEKEHVERLQPIFDALKPEGPYGYVHAGRVGAGHFSKMVHNGIEYAMMQAYAEGWELLEKVDSVENVREVFRSWQEGTVIRSWLLDLAVNALDEDVHLDKLRGYAEDSGEGRWTVEAAIDNAVPLPAITASLFARFASRQEDSPQMKMIAALRNQFGGHAVESANK from the coding sequence ATTCAGCTGGGCCTGATCGGTCTCGGCAAGATGGGCGGCAACATGCGCGAGCGCGTCCGCCGCGCCGGCCACACCGTCGTCGGCTACGACCGCAACCCCGAGCTCTCCGACGTCAGCGGGCTCGCCGAACTCGTCGACAAGCTTCAAGCGCCCCGGACCGTCTGGGTGATGGTCCCGGCCGGGGCGCCCACACAGTCCGTCATCGACGAACTCGGCGATCTGCTCCAGCCCGGCGACACGGTCGTCGACGGCGGCAACTCCCGCTGGACGGACGACGAGAAGCACGCCGAGGAGCTCGGCGCCAAGGGCATCGGCTTCGTCGACGCCGGTGTCTCCGGAGGTGTCTGGGGCCTGCAGAACGGCTACGCCCTGATGGTCGGCGGCGAGAAGGAACACGTCGAGAGGCTCCAGCCGATCTTCGACGCGCTCAAGCCGGAGGGCCCGTACGGCTATGTGCACGCGGGCAGGGTCGGGGCCGGGCACTTCTCGAAGATGGTCCACAACGGCATCGAGTACGCCATGATGCAGGCCTACGCCGAGGGCTGGGAGCTCCTGGAGAAGGTCGACTCCGTGGAGAACGTGCGCGAGGTCTTCCGGTCCTGGCAGGAGGGCACGGTCATCCGTTCCTGGCTGCTCGACCTGGCCGTCAACGCCCTCGACGAGGACGTGCACCTGGACAAGCTGCGCGGCTACGCCGAGGACTCCGGAGAGGGCCGGTGGACGGTCGAGGCCGCCATCGACAACGCCGTCCCGCTGCCCGCCATCACGGCGTCCCTCTTCGCGCGGTTCGCCTCCCGTCAGGAGGACTCCCCGCAGATGAAGATGATCGCGGCCCTGCGCAACCAGTTCGGCGGCCACGCCGTCGAGTCGGCGAACAAGTAG
- the pgi gene encoding glucose-6-phosphate isomerase gives MSDTPRLDRRPEWAALEDHRAHWRAHLRELFAADPGRAQRYVVRVGDLRIDYSKNLITDETLAQLHELAAATNVFGLRDAMFRGERINITEDRAVLHTALRAPADAVVEVDGENVVPQVHAVLDRMSRFAERVRSGEWTGHTGRRIRNVVNIGIGGSDLGPAMAYEALRAYTARELTFRFVSNVDGADLHEAVRDLDPAETLFIVASKTFTTIETITNATSARSWLLRGLDGDDKAVAKHFVALSTNAEKVTGFGIDVDNMFEFWDWVGGRYSFDSAIGLSLMIAIGPQRFRELLDGFRIVDDHFRTAPAESNAPLILGLLGIWYGNFFDAQSHAVLPYSHYLSKFTAYLQQLDMESNGKSVDREGRTVRWQTGPVVWGTPGTNGQHAYYQLIHQGTKIVPADLIGFARPIDELSDELEAQHDLLMANLFAQGQALAFGKTAEEVRAEGAAEEQVAHRTFQGNHPTTTILAAELTPSVLGQLIALYEHKVFVQGAVWNIDSFDQWGVELGKVLAKRVEPALTKGVEVPGLDPSTAALVAAYRSLRNAQEVN, from the coding sequence ATGTCTGACACCCCCCGGCTCGACCGGCGGCCCGAGTGGGCCGCGTTGGAGGACCACCGCGCCCACTGGCGGGCGCACCTGCGGGAGCTGTTCGCGGCGGACCCGGGGCGCGCGCAGCGGTACGTGGTACGCGTCGGCGACCTGCGCATCGACTACTCGAAGAACCTGATCACCGACGAGACCCTCGCCCAGCTGCACGAACTCGCCGCCGCCACCAACGTGTTCGGGCTGCGCGACGCCATGTTCCGCGGCGAGAGGATCAACATCACGGAGGACCGCGCCGTTCTGCACACCGCGCTGCGCGCCCCCGCGGACGCGGTCGTCGAAGTCGACGGCGAGAACGTCGTCCCCCAGGTGCACGCCGTGCTGGACAGGATGAGCCGGTTCGCCGAGCGCGTCCGCTCCGGCGAGTGGACCGGTCACACCGGCCGGCGTATCCGCAACGTCGTCAACATCGGCATCGGCGGCTCCGATCTGGGGCCCGCGATGGCGTACGAGGCACTGCGGGCGTACACGGCAAGGGAGTTGACGTTCCGTTTCGTGTCGAACGTCGACGGCGCCGACCTGCACGAGGCGGTCCGGGACCTGGACCCCGCCGAGACGCTGTTCATCGTCGCCTCCAAGACCTTCACCACGATCGAGACGATCACCAACGCCACCTCGGCCCGATCCTGGCTGCTCAGGGGCCTGGACGGCGACGACAAGGCCGTCGCGAAGCACTTCGTCGCGCTGTCCACGAACGCCGAGAAGGTCACCGGCTTCGGCATCGACGTGGACAACATGTTCGAGTTCTGGGACTGGGTCGGCGGCCGGTACTCCTTCGACTCGGCGATCGGCCTGTCGCTGATGATCGCCATCGGTCCGCAGCGGTTCCGGGAGCTGCTCGACGGGTTCAGGATCGTCGACGACCACTTCCGCACCGCCCCCGCGGAGTCCAACGCCCCGCTGATCCTTGGCCTGTTGGGCATCTGGTACGGCAACTTCTTCGACGCGCAGTCGCACGCCGTGCTGCCCTACAGCCACTACCTGTCGAAGTTCACCGCCTATCTCCAGCAGCTCGACATGGAATCCAACGGCAAGTCGGTGGACCGCGAGGGCCGGACCGTGCGGTGGCAGACCGGGCCGGTGGTGTGGGGCACCCCGGGCACCAACGGGCAGCACGCCTACTACCAGTTGATCCACCAGGGCACGAAGATCGTCCCGGCCGACCTGATCGGGTTCGCCCGTCCGATCGACGAGCTGAGCGACGAACTCGAGGCACAGCACGACCTGTTGATGGCCAACCTGTTCGCGCAGGGGCAGGCACTCGCCTTCGGCAAGACCGCCGAGGAGGTCCGGGCGGAGGGCGCCGCGGAGGAACAGGTCGCGCACCGCACCTTCCAGGGCAACCACCCCACCACCACGATCCTCGCGGCCGAGCTGACCCCGTCGGTGCTCGGTCAGCTGATCGCCCTCTACGAGCACAAGGTGTTCGTGCAGGGCGCGGTGTGGAACATCGACTCCTTCGACCAGTGGGGCGTGGAGCTCGGCAAGGTCCTCGCCAAGCGCGTCGAACCCGCCCTCACCAAGGGCGTCGAGGTGCCCGGCCTCGATCCCTCCACCGCCGCTCTCGTGGCCGCCTACCGCTCTCTTCGCAACGCTCAGGAAGTGAACTGA
- the opcA gene encoding glucose-6-phosphate dehydrogenase assembly protein OpcA — MKIDLTDTTASKINKALVQGRRAIGTPAVGMVLTMVIVTDEENAYDSIKAAEEASHEHPSRTLVVIKRHARTPRDRTASRLDAEVRVGADAGTGETVVLRTYGEVSEHADSVVLPLLLPDAPVVVWWPVDAPENPAKDPLGALGQRRITDLYAVENPLATLEARIRSYAPGDTDLAWTRLTPWRSMLAAALDQARLPIVSGAVEAEADNPAAELLARWLEARLRVTIDRVVTAGPVVTAVRLGTADGDILIDRPEGPLATLALPGQPSRTLALKVRTTSELIAEELRRLDADEMYAVALRGEGTKETPSHV, encoded by the coding sequence ATGAAGATCGACCTGACCGACACCACGGCAAGCAAGATCAACAAGGCGCTGGTGCAGGGTCGCCGCGCCATCGGCACACCGGCCGTGGGCATGGTCCTGACGATGGTCATCGTCACGGACGAGGAGAACGCCTACGACTCGATCAAGGCGGCCGAGGAGGCCTCGCACGAGCACCCCTCGCGCACCCTGGTCGTCATCAAGCGGCACGCCCGCACCCCGCGCGACCGTACGGCCTCCCGGCTGGACGCCGAGGTCCGGGTGGGCGCCGACGCGGGCACCGGCGAGACGGTCGTCCTGCGGACGTACGGAGAGGTGTCCGAGCACGCCGACTCCGTCGTCCTGCCGCTGCTGCTGCCGGACGCGCCGGTCGTGGTGTGGTGGCCGGTGGACGCGCCGGAGAACCCCGCCAAGGACCCGCTGGGCGCGCTGGGCCAGCGCAGGATCACCGACCTGTACGCCGTCGAGAACCCGCTGGCGACGCTGGAGGCCCGGATCCGCTCCTACGCCCCCGGCGACACCGACCTCGCCTGGACCCGGCTGACCCCGTGGCGCTCGATGCTGGCGGCGGCCCTGGACCAGGCCCGGCTGCCGATCGTCTCGGGGGCCGTGGAGGCCGAGGCGGACAACCCCGCCGCCGAGCTGCTGGCTCGCTGGCTGGAGGCGCGGCTGAGGGTCACGATCGACCGCGTCGTCACCGCCGGACCGGTCGTCACGGCCGTACGCCTGGGCACCGCGGACGGCGACATCCTCATCGACCGCCCCGAGGGCCCCCTGGCCACGCTCGCGCTGCCCGGCCAGCCCTCGCGCACCCTCGCGCTGAAGGTCCGCACCACCTCCGAACTCATCGCCGAGGAGCTCAGGCGCCTCGACGCGGACGAGATGTACGCCGTCGCTCTGCGGGGCGAGGGCACCAAGGAGACCCCCTCTCATGTCTGA
- the zwf gene encoding glucose-6-phosphate dehydrogenase: protein MSTSTLGADWENPLRDPRDRRLPNVAGPSGLVIFGVTGDLSRKKLMPAVYDLANRGLLPPGFSLVGFARRDWEDQDFAQVVHDAVREHARTPFREEVWQQLAEGMRFIPGDFDDDTAFKQLKAAVDELDSSRGTGGNFAFYLSVPPRFFPKVVEQLKKHGLAKAREGSWRRAVIEKPFGHDLASAQELNAVVHDVFDPDQVFRIDHYLGKETVQNILALRFANTMFEPIWNRSYVDHIQITMAEDIGIGGRAGYYDGIGSARDVIQNHLLQLMALTAMEEPASFDAASLLTEKLKVLKAVKLPDDLGRHTVRAQYAGAWQGGERVRGYLEEDGIDPASTTDTFAAVKLNVDNRRWAGVPFYLRTGKRLGRRVTEIAVVFQRAPHSPFDSTATEELGQNAIVIRVQPDEGITVRFGSKVPGTSMEIRDVTMDFAYGESFTESSPEAYERLILDVLLGDANLFPRHQEVEESWKILDPIEEYWARHGRPAQYASGSWGPEEADEMLARDGRSWRRP, encoded by the coding sequence ATGAGCACCAGCACGCTCGGCGCGGACTGGGAGAACCCACTGAGGGACCCCCGCGACCGACGCCTCCCCAACGTCGCGGGCCCCTCCGGCCTCGTCATCTTCGGCGTGACCGGCGACCTGTCCCGCAAGAAGCTGATGCCGGCGGTCTACGACCTCGCCAACCGCGGTCTGCTCCCGCCGGGCTTCTCACTCGTCGGCTTCGCCCGCCGCGACTGGGAGGACCAGGACTTCGCTCAGGTCGTCCACGACGCGGTGCGCGAGCACGCGCGGACCCCGTTCCGCGAGGAGGTCTGGCAGCAGCTCGCCGAGGGCATGCGGTTCATCCCCGGCGACTTCGACGACGACACCGCGTTCAAGCAGCTCAAGGCCGCCGTCGACGAGCTGGACTCCTCCCGCGGCACCGGCGGCAACTTCGCCTTCTACCTCTCCGTACCGCCGAGGTTCTTCCCCAAGGTCGTCGAGCAGCTCAAGAAGCACGGGCTGGCGAAGGCCCGGGAGGGGTCCTGGCGGCGGGCGGTCATCGAGAAGCCGTTCGGGCACGACCTGGCCAGCGCCCAGGAGCTCAACGCGGTCGTGCACGACGTGTTCGATCCCGACCAGGTCTTCCGCATCGACCACTACCTGGGCAAGGAGACGGTCCAGAACATCCTGGCGCTGCGCTTCGCCAACACGATGTTCGAGCCGATCTGGAACCGGTCGTACGTCGACCACATCCAGATCACGATGGCCGAGGACATCGGCATCGGCGGTCGTGCCGGCTACTACGACGGCATCGGCTCGGCCCGTGACGTCATCCAGAACCACCTGCTCCAGCTGATGGCGCTCACCGCGATGGAGGAGCCCGCCTCCTTCGACGCGGCCTCGCTGCTCACCGAGAAGCTGAAGGTGCTCAAGGCGGTGAAGCTGCCGGACGACCTCGGCAGGCACACCGTGCGGGCGCAGTACGCGGGCGCCTGGCAGGGCGGCGAGAGGGTGCGCGGCTACCTGGAGGAGGACGGCATCGACCCGGCCTCCACGACGGACACGTTCGCCGCCGTCAAGCTGAACGTCGACAACCGCCGCTGGGCGGGCGTGCCGTTCTACCTGCGCACCGGCAAGCGGCTCGGCCGCCGGGTCACCGAGATCGCGGTGGTCTTCCAGCGGGCGCCGCACTCCCCCTTCGACTCCACCGCCACCGAGGAGCTCGGCCAGAACGCCATCGTCATCCGCGTCCAGCCGGACGAGGGCATCACGGTGCGCTTCGGCTCCAAGGTGCCGGGCACCTCGATGGAGATCCGGGACGTCACGATGGACTTCGCCTACGGCGAGTCCTTCACGGAGTCCAGCCCGGAGGCGTACGAGCGCCTCATCCTGGACGTGCTGCTCGGGGACGCCAATCTGTTCCCGCGCCATCAGGAAGTGGAAGAGTCCTGGAAGATCCTCGACCCGATCGAGGAGTACTGGGCACGGCACGGCAGGCCCGCGCAGTACGCCTCGGGCAGCTGGGGACCCGAGGAAGCCGACGAGATGCTCGCACGAGACGGACGGAGCTGGCGCAGGCCATGA